aattcacGTAACGGCTgtcgggaaaacaaaaatcgggACGACTCACGATGAGAGATGCGATCAAGGTTTCATTTTAAACGGTCAGCAGAGCGTGCCAAAGTTGTTAGCCTTCGGTCTCACGCTCCAGtcaagtctcttttttcttttctctcagcCTAAACTTTGAAGAAATATGGAACTATTTTGTTTGTCgggatttttttctcattcgcACGTTGTGTTAAAGACTGGACGTAGTCGTAATAATGgatttattgttgttgtttagttgGCCGTTAATGTTACGCCCTCATCATCTTCGAGCTCTGGCGATTTTGGTCACGTTGGTCAGCCTGTCGCTTCTCTTTTCCACGTTCTCGATGCGTTCCGGAGAGAACCGGATGTGGATGATGGATTCAGCCGGTCGTCAACAACAGTACACTGGCGGCAGAGTAGTCATGTCGGCCGTCGATCCGACGGCTTCCAGCGCCACATcagaaacagcagcagcacttagTAAAGGCCCAATAACTGCTGAAGAAACTAGCAGCagttcttcttcctcgtcttTGGCCAGTTTCACTTTGACGACGGCGTCTTCAGCACGGCCCAGCAGCCAAAGTAATTACAAATTCGGCGTCGGCGAAGTCTATCAAATAACCAGGAAATCACTCAAGCCCCGCAATCCAGCAGCTGCTGTTGCCAAGGTGATTTGTTGCTCTCATTTCTTTCAAcggattggaatttttttacaattgcgatttgaataataaatctttcacagaatcaaatcaaatccaacGGATTTATTATGCCGGCAGTTCCATCTGCACTTCTCAAAACCAGAAACTTGTTCCACAATCGGACCGTGACTCAAGAAGACATCAAGTAGAGTGTAGAGATTTTCTTAATTGAGTTAACTGGTTTGAattaattgactttatttaaaaaagcaacACTTTGGCGTTGCTGAGTCGGAGATTGGAGGAAACCAAACAGGAACTGAGTGCGGAAGTCGGTGCGGAACAACACGTTGGCTACTGGAACGTGACACACCCCAGGCGTTTATTGATAGTCACTTCATGGCGATCGGGATCGACTTTTCTCGGCCAAATTCTCTCGGAACATCCCGGAGTTTATAACCATTACGAGCCGCTCATGCACGTCGGATTGGAGCAGATACGCCCAGGCGATGTCAGAGCCGATTCCGCCGTTCGGCACTTGCAGGATCTCCTTCGCTGCAAGTAATAATcttaaatcaatcaatcaaagcgTCGTAATCATTTATCGATTGTTTCAGATATTCCAACGAGGATTTCCTGAAGAAGATCCAGGAGAGCATGCAGGACATGTTGAGTCACAATGCCCAGGTGTGGCAGGCCTGCGTCCTGGGACCCAATCGCAACGTTTGCAGTGTCAGCAACTTCCTGGAAGAATCCTGCCACCGTTTCCCGACCATAACGATGAAAATGGTCCGTCTCCGATTGAACCTGACCCGCCAGTTGCTGGACGATCCGTCGGTGAAGGTTCTTTATTTGGTAAGGGATCCTCGTGCTACAATGAATTCGCGGCTGTCGAGTGTCAAGTGGTGCAGCCAATCGATCGACTGCATCGATCCTGGCCGTCTCTGCGCCGATATCCAAAACGATTTGGAAGCATTCGAGTCGCTTTCAGCCGAGTTTCCAGACCGATTAGCTTTGATCAAATACGAAACCATGGCCAAAAGTCCCCACGCCACTTTCCGGGCTATTTTCGACTTTGCCGGATTATTTTACACTCGAAAAATCCGCGATGAAGTCGAGAAACACACGTCGAGAGACGAGAATCATCCGTGGAGCACTGTACGCAAATCGGCCGAGCGTGTCGATCTCTGGCGTCAGAAACTTGACAATAAAAGCATTTCTGACATTCAATCGGTCTGTTCCAATGTCCTGGTTAGACTGGGCTACTCCCAACTGTGATCTTCATCGTAattctgtttttaatttttaagatataAATGATACAACATCGtacaatgaaaaatgtttctcGTTTGTTTTATGTTCCTATGACTCTCCACCCCgtcttattgttattatatttGTATTTAAGATTTCAAAGCGATTCAGCTGTattaacacaaataaaattaataaaaatgccgTGTGAAAAGTGATAatctaaaaattttctttttactgttTAAGGatcgttatttcttcctcTTCGCGTTTACGGCGAATGTCGAGCAGAACTGAAGACATGAAAGAGCTGAATTCATTTTGAACTCGATGTCCGTCCGAGTCAATGTCCCATTCGACTCTAGACAGCCGGGCCAGAGTACCTGTTAAATCGGTTGTTAAACATTCAATtccattatcttttttttttaaactttttttctagcCTAAATGTACCCATCTTGATGGTACGTTTTCGGTTAGGTTGACCGTCACCCCATTTGCGAGCCACAATCAAGTAGCGGGACGGACTTAATTCGAGGTAGTTGTTCCACACGTTGTAGAGTTCTTCCAGTTCAGTTGTGTGGTCGTCAGCTGTGATGTCGTAAACCAACAAGACGCCAGCAGCATCATTTGCAAGAGCTGGCAAACAGTTGCTGACGCTGTCCGAGTTAATGGGTACATAATTACTATGCAACTGATTTTAGACAGCAGCTACTACAATTAGCGACTTTAACAGTAAATGACTAAATGCAGTCAAAAGAATACGgtggatttatttttaaaaataattgaaatactTTCCAACATATTTGCTTTTATTAGTACAGTTTTCAAAATCGTCGAGGGTTTTTTTTAGAAGGAAAAACGAAATCAGCTTACGGTTTCTACAAGGTTTTATCGTTACGGTTTCAACAATTTCCCAAAAACGGGTAAATATTTTCACCTACTTTCGATCTTTTGCTTCAATAGTTATTAATTACTACCTAACTGATTTTAACCGGATAATCAATTTcgttgtttaaaaataaaggaaagatTTTTCAAGTGTATAAAAccgcaataataataagtgtTAATTAGTAACTGATGATACGGTTTGAAGCGCATCAACAGTTTCAGCAACCAATTAACGGAAGGCCGGATCGATTTTATTAGTCACCTACTTTCTATCCGCACTACAATCCCACAACTGGATTTCACTATTGTTtgtgttattgttgtttgttcTCGACGAACTGTGATGGGCCAGCTGGGACGATTCGATTTGGAATTCCAAAATTCGACAGCCAACAGTCGGACGGTACTGGCCAATGGCGTCTTTGGCATCCGACAAGAAGTTGGCCAGCGTGGTTTTTCCACTCTGCGTCATATCGGCGGGAAAATGGTGTATGTGCCCAGCAAAAGtcaaacaatttcaattcCGCTATGTGCATATATACACGTACAGAGAATTTAGCGCAAATAGTTTTGTAACTGTGTTTTACCTTTGCTGGACCGAGAAGTAAAACTTTGGTCGGATTGCTGCTCGCCATGATTCCTCGTTTGTGTTTACTTTTACGATTTGGGGTTGCCATGGTTACCGTCTCCGTATATGTTTAGTGTATTTTGAGACAGTTTTCACTATAAAAACTAGATACTAAGTTGGATAACAATGCGAGTGGAATTGATTGAAACAATTAACATaatgttcttatttttaaagattggctgacaatttcttcttggcgaaacttttcatcatttcttgCTCCATCCGCAATTTCATCGATTTCTTAGACAGGGTGACTGTGACTGGCAAGTAGCTCTTTTTCAGTGGTACAACTCGATCCTCTGGGAAATTGTTTATGGATTCCGGCAAGACATCGTTGTTGTTGGTCTGTTTGACGACGACTAAAGTTGTAGCCTCGAGCGGAATTGCCGTGGTGTGATTTTCGACAACTTCTTCTCCGTGATCGATGATGTCTTTTTCGTTGGCGTGATCCTGTTTTCCTTCCGGATTAACAACTGTGAGCTGGGACGAGTCTAAAGAGAGTGGATGATGCTCTTCTTCCGTCGCTTCCGGCCCGTGGTCTACCGTCTCATCATCTTCCAACTGCGGTCGGTCTACGTCATTTCCATAGATGGCCATCAGCGTAGCTTTGTTGATGTTGCTGCCTCCAGCAAGTCTTTCCACTTTGTTGCATCTCAATGGTTTTCGGATGACGTCAAAGACGGATGCTCCTTTGAGCGCTTCCGGCGAAGCGCATAATGGGGCCACTCTCCTATCGTACTGATATCCGGTCCGGTTGGTCAGCGAATCCAAGATTTTGATCTTGTTAACTGCCGTCGCTCTCAACTGATCCAGCTGACAAGTGCAGTGCCAAGGATTGTCTTCCAGCCGGATCAATTTAGTCGTCGTTAGGGCGGCGAAAATGTCAGCCGGAACAGTCGTCAACTTGTTGCCGTTGAGCCACAATTCTTTTAACGAGACGACAGGGTCGAACAGGCCCGGCGGAAGCTGGACCAGTTGGTTGGACGACAGATCTAGAAGGCGCAATTTGCGTAACGATTGGAAAGCGTCGACGCTCAAGCGGCGGAGTTGACAGTTTTTTAAGTCGAGATGTTGAAGTCGTCGGTTGGCCGTGAACGTGTCGGCGTCGATCGATACGATCCGCCCACGTAGATGCAACTCAGAAATGGAAAGCAAATCTTTAAAGTAGTTTGAATCGAGGCTT
This sequence is a window from Daphnia pulicaria isolate SC F1-1A chromosome 7, SC_F0-13Bv2, whole genome shotgun sequence. Protein-coding genes within it:
- the LOC124349650 gene encoding carbohydrate sulfotransferase 6-like, producing the protein MRRTKISALSWPLMLRPHHLRALAILVTLVSLSLLFSTFSMRSGENRMWMMDSAGRQQQYTGGRVVMSAVDPTASSATSETAAALSKGPITAEETSSSSSSSSLASFTLTTASSARPSSQSNYKFGVGEVYQITRKSLKPRNPAAAVAKNQIKSNGFIMPAVPSALLKTRNLFHNRTVTQEDINNTLALLSRRLEETKQELSAEVGAEQHVGYWNVTHPRRLLIVTSWRSGSTFLGQILSEHPGVYNHYEPLMHVGLEQIRPGDVRADSAVRHLQDLLRCKYSNEDFLKKIQESMQDMLSHNAQVWQACVLGPNRNVCSVSNFLEESCHRFPTITMKMVRLRLNLTRQLLDDPSVKVLYLVRDPRATMNSRLSSVKWCSQSIDCIDPGRLCADIQNDLEAFESLSAEFPDRLALIKYETMAKSPHATFRAIFDFAGLFYTRKIRDEVEKHTSRDENHPWSTVRKSAERVDLWRQKLDNKSISDIQSVCSNVLVRLGYSQL
- the LOC124349995 gene encoding intraflagellar transport protein 22 homolog isoform X1; protein product: MATPNRKSKHKRGIMASSNPTKVLLLGPAKSGKTTLANFLSDAKDAIGQYRPTVGCRILEFQIESSQLAHHSSSRTNNNNTNNSEIQLWDCSADRNVSNCLPALANDAAGVLLVYDITADDHTTELEELYNVWNNYLELSPSRYLIVARKWGDGQPNRKRTIKMGTLARLSRVEWDIDSDGHRVQNEFSSFMSSVLLDIRRKREEEEITILKQ
- the LOC124349995 gene encoding intraflagellar transport protein 22 homolog isoform X2, whose amino-acid sequence is MTQSGKTTLANFLSDAKDAIGQYRPTVGCRILEFQIESSQLAHHSSSRTNNNNTNNSEIQLWDCSADRNVSNCLPALANDAAGVLLVYDITADDHTTELEELYNVWNNYLELSPSRYLIVARKWGDGQPNRKRTIKMGTLARLSRVEWDIDSDGHRVQNEFSSFMSSVLLDIRRKREEEEITILKQ